Proteins from a genomic interval of Oreochromis aureus strain Israel breed Guangdong linkage group 6, ZZ_aureus, whole genome shotgun sequence:
- the kif16ba gene encoding kinesin-like protein KIF16B isoform X3, with protein MASVRVAVRVRPMNRREKDLMAKCIIEMEGTKTSITNLKISDGVLGDSVREHTKTFTYDFSYDSMDCKSATFISQEKVFKDLGSDVLKAAFEGYNACVFAYGQTGSGKSYTMMGAPGDAGLIPRICEGLFSRISEATRWDEASFRTEVSYLEIYNERVRDLLRRKSTQTYNLRVREHPKGGPYVEDLSKHLVQNYGDVEELMEAGNINRTTASTGMNDVSSRSHAIFTINFTQAKFDAEMPSETLSKIHLVDLAGSERADATGATGVRLKEGGNINKSLVTLGNVISALADMSQGGVNTNLKKKSVFVPYRDSVLTWLLKDSLGGNSKTIMIATISPADVNYGETLSTLRYANRAKNIINKPTINEDANVRLIRELRAEIARLKALLVQGNQIALLDSPTALSMEEKLHQNEARVLELTKEWTNKWNETQNILKEETLALRKEGIGVVLDSELPHLIGIDDDLLSTGIILYHLKEGRTYVGREDASTEQDIILHGLDLESEHCMFENQNGTVTLVPLAGAQCSVNGVQVTEPSQLNQGAVILLGRTNMFRFNHPKEAAKLREKRKSGLLSTFSLSMTDLSKSCENLSTVMLYNPGLFTEKGPVFLRLEFERQQREELEKLEMKRRLIKEMEAKQQSEKAELERLQQEVESQRKESEEVQQRILRQEESLHRRSQDIESRLRDFLAEKERFEEERRSEINEVDLQRRRRRKEPQEREADRAEERDEQQRRHQEAAEQTEIYRELERLKREREEQRVRLETERRRLEEQEREQLNLVGRLEEQLREKHEAATALLTREDACRLEEEQRALAEIREALLRAKEAAERPDVEDAGEEARAAQSRYADFKVAQVKELGLLEEGLRQQRERLEKEVAAERGALLLLTHSLRERQQHLKDTQEKGAQDATAVCHEEQLLRQAEHRLQLKERQLANLADGLLPALAEEKQRASELLERSGNGNCDRPPGLDNTLFQVEKELEDKEEKLSLHWHSARQLQQLQETYEFTANVARQEEKVRRKEKEILESKEKQQREAMEQAVARLERRHSALRRSVSLEPDSEEQRSKSSVARTPRTGAELDQQRVQREIQKLRQRISEGDDTSRTHSISSDERAGQTHIQGLNTLLPLSDDRINAYIEEEVQRRLRKMNLLNGSSMDLSLSTESLREDEKLPNINPRKLKYQRARGSSFQHSLEFEAVCPNVHKNMSEEPECGLIQIQREEMQESTEEVFIEKVEVPKNNDLSKGEVGRAVCDLNCLNSEHKIEQEVHPEQHSNKSDGSDSACCVDDDRGKKQEVHDGRSYSNSEEKVESQTCDSGRAEETKLPTDHSSKSRSFNSGYMSSMIQWLQVSQQQMMGSFIGQTKPELHAEAEKVTANKSFVFGYFADKLSEVYKDAGRKLQGTRDIIRNVQAGDMKVVLSQYVSTISKELPLIHQTRLHQEPNPSIAAGHKGTSVGLSKDCALRLPQNHGAPPIPNISGWPEGSVSSSRVNSPEVFHQRLVKLPAVLSELQTFSSQKILEKLESLAPRESFGKVLSLFWLRAANCKKPIPKPACLLLSETDLIILSARTDSTNMLTICHRFKLQEIREVQISLAGQHLRLTGCTEDTILAIFTYSKELTQDFCRALLNALFPEKIPEETECHPLLSGDLMAISLDWTSRVPDVILDSGLHITSRFKRVLADLLYIIHGNMDGPGKPSLANVCPLLYTSVKVKNSTCVHRDTISQFLLTDTHVALLQEDGVFHPVPRGSSLVPTHPQFQGVKLRKRSDIRCLLVKKTDTCVVVDFVFMKPKPQTVKREVQFRRGSADLPSDRGPCESWKLCFGCSSEAQTLINHLCI; from the exons ATGGCGTCGGTCCGGGTGGCTGTGCGGGTCCGGCCCATGAACAGGCG GGAGAAGGATCTGATGGCAAAGTGCATCATCGAGATGGAAGGAACCAAAACCTCCATCACCAACCTGAAG atctccgACGGCGTTCTCGGCGACTCGGTGAGGGAGCACACCAAAACCTTCACGTACGACTTCTCCTACGACTCGATGGACTGTAAGAGCGCCACTTTCATCTCTCAGGAAAAG GTTTTCAAAGATTTGGGCTCCGACGTGCTGAAGGCGGCGTTCGAGGGCTACAACGCCTGCGTCTTTGCCTACGGTCAGACGGGCTCTGGGAAGTCCTACACCATGATGGGAGCGCCG GGCGACGCCGGCCTGATCCCGAGGATCTGTGAGGGTTTGTTCAGTCGGATCTCGGAGGCCACTCGATGGGACGAAGCTTCGTTTCGCACAGAAGTCAG CTACCTGGAGATCTACAACGAGAGGGTCAGAGACCTGCTGAGGAGGAAGTCCACTCAGACCTACAACCTGAGGGTCAGGGAGCATCCGAAAGGCGGGCCCTACGTGGAAG ATCTGTCCAAACACCTGGTGCAGAACTACGGTGACGTGGAGGAGCTGATGGAGGCCGGAAACATCAACCGCACCACCGCCAGCACCGGCATGAACGACGTCAGCAGCCGCTCGCACGCCATCTTCACCATCAACTTCACACAG GCCAAGTTCGATGCCGAGATGCCCAGCGAAACCCTCAGTAAGATCCACCTGGTCGATCTGGCCGGCAGCGAGCGAGCCGACGCCACCGGAGCCACTGGTGTCCGACTGAAGGAGGGCGGGAACATCAACAAGTCGCTGGTCACCCTGGGCAACGTCATCTCTGCTTTAG CCGACATGTCGCAGGGCGGCGTGAACACCAACCTGAAGAAGAAGTCGGTGTTCGTTCCCTACAGAGACTCGGTGCTGACGTGGCTGCTGAAGGACAGCCTGGGCGGAAACTCCAAGACCATCATGATCGCCA CCATTTCTCCCGCCGACGTAAATTACGGCGAGACGCTCAGCACTTTGCGCTACGCCAACCGAGCCAAGAACATCATCAACAAACCCACCATCAACGAGGACGCCAATGTCAGGCTGATCCGAGAACTGCGGGCTGAAATCGCCCGGCTCAAAGCTCTGCTGGTCCAGGGCAACCAG ATCGCTCTGTTGGACTCGCCCACCGCTCTGAGCATGGAGGAGAAGCTGCACCAGAATGAAGCCCGG GTCTTGGAGCTGACTAAAGAGTGGACCAACAAATGGAACGAGACTCAAAACATCCTCAAG GAGGAGACGCTCGCTCTGAGGAAAGAGGGCATCGGCGTGGTGCTGGACTCCGAGCTGCCTCATCTCATTGGCATCGACGACGACCTCCTCAGCACCGGCATCATCCTCTACCATTTAAAG GAGGGGCGGACCTACGTGGGCAGAGAGGACGCGTCCACAGAGCAGGACATCA TCCTGCACGGTCTGGACCTGGAGAGCGAGCACTGCATGTTTGAGAACCAGAACGGGACGGTGACTCTGGTGCCGCTCGCCGGAGCTCAGTGTTCGGTCAACGGAGTCCAGGTGACGGAGCCGTCGCAGCTGAACCAGG GCGCCGTCATTCTGCTCGGCAGGACCAACATGTTTCGCTTCAACCATCCAAAGGAGGCGGCCAAGCTGCGGGAGAAACGAAAG AGTGGCCTTCTCTCCACATTCAGCCTCTCCATGACCGATCTGTCCAAGTCCTGCGAGAACCTCTCCACTGTGATGCTCTACAACCCCGG TCTCTTCACTGAGAAGGGCCCCGTCTTCCTCAG GTTGGAGTTTGAGCGACAGCAGcgagaagagctggagaagcTGGAGATGAAGAG GAGGCTGATCAAAGAGATGGAGGCCAAGCAGCAGAGCGAGAAGGCGGAGCTGGAACGCCTCCAGCAGGAGGTGGAGAGTCAGCGCAAGGAGTCCGAGGAGGTGCAGCAGCGGATCCTCCGCCAGGAGGAGAGCCTCCACCGCCGCAGCCAGGACATCGAGAGCCGGCTGCGAGACTTCCTGGCTGAGAAGGAGCGCTTCGAGGAGGAGAGGCGCTCCGAGATCAATGAGGTGGATCTCCAGCGGAGGCGACGGCGGAAGGAGCCGCAGGAGCGCGAGGCAGACCGTGCGGAGGAGCGGGATGAGCAGCAGCGGAGGCACCAGGAGGCGGCAGAGCAGACGGAGATCTACCGCGAGCTGGAGCGGCTGAAGAGGGAGCGCGAGGAGCAGCGGGTGCGTCTGGAGACGGAGCGGCGGCGGCTGGAGGAGCAGGAGCGCGAGCAGCTGAATCTGGTGGGGCGGCTGGAGGAGCAGCTGAGGGAGAAACACGAAGCCGCCACTGCCCTGCTGACCCGGGAGGATGCCTGCCGCCTGGAGGAAGAGCAGCGGGCGCTGGCAGAGATCAGAGAAGCCCTCCTCCGCGCCAAAGAGGCCGCCGAGCGGCCGGACGTGGAGGACGCTGGCGAGGAGGCGCGGGCCGCCCAGAGCCGCTACGCTGACTTCAAGGTGGCTCAGGTGAAGGAGCTGGGCCTGCTGGAGGAGGGGCTGCGGCAGCAGAGGGAGCGCCTGGAGAAGGAGGTTGCCGCAGAGCGCGGCGCCCTGCTGCTCCTCACCCACAGCCTGAGAGAGCGCCAGCAGCACCTGAAGGACACGCAGGAGAAGGGAGCGCAGGACGCCACCGCTGTCTGCCACGAGGAGCAGCTGCTCCGACAGGCGGAGCACAGGCTGCAGCTAAAGGAGCGACAGCTCGCCAACCTCGCTGACGGCCTCCTCCCCGCCCTCGCCGAGGAGAAGCAGAGAGCCTCGGAGCTGCTGGAGCGGAGCGGCAACGGGAACTGCGACCGACCTCCGGGGCTCGACAACACGCTGTTCCAGGTGGAGAAGGAGCTGGAGGACAAAGAGGAGAAGCTGAGCCTCCATTGGCACAGCGCCCGGCAGCTCCAGCAGCTCCAGGAGACCTACGAGTTCACGGCTAATGTGGCGCGGCAGGAGGAGAAGGTGAGGAGGAAGGAGAAGGAGATCCTGGAGTCAAAGGAGAAGCAGCAGAGGGAGGCGATGGAGCAGGCCGTGGCCCGGCTGGAGAGGAGGCACTCCGCCCTGAGGCGAAGCGTCTCCCTCGAGCCCGACTCCGAGGAGCAGAGAAGCAAGAGCTCCGTCGCCAGGACCCCGAGGACGGGGGCGGAGCTGGACCAGCAGAG AGTGCAGCGTGAGATCCAGAAGCTGCGGCAGCGGATCAGCGAGGGCGACGACACCAGCCGGACGCACTCCATCAGCAGCGACGAGCGGGCGGGTCAGACCCACATCCAGGGTCTGAACACGCTGCTGCCGCTGTCCGACGACAG GATAAACGCCTACATCGAAGAGGAAGTCCAGCGGCGGCTACGGAAGATGAACCTCCTGAACGGCAGCAGCATGGATCTGTCTCTGTCCACAGAATCGCTGCGA gAGGATGAAAAGCTCCCAAACATTAATCCAAGGAAGCTCAAGTATCAG AGAGCCAGAGGGTCTAGCTTCCAGCATTCCCTGGAGTTTGAGGCAGTCTGTCCTAATGTCCACAAAAACATGTCAGAGGAACCAGAATGTGGTCTCATACAGATTCAAAGAGAAGAAATGCAAGAATCTACAGAGGAAGTCTTCATTGAAAAAGTGGAAGTTCCTAAAAACAATGACCTCAGCAAAGGAGAAGTGGGCCGAGCAGTTTGTGACCTCAACTGTTTGAACTCTGAACACAAAATTGAGCAAGAAGTGCACCCAGAACAGCACAGCAACAAATCTGATGGAAGTGATTCCGCCTGCTGTGTTGACGATGATCGTGGTAAAAAGCAGGAGGTTCACGATGGACGCTCTTATTCTAACTCGGAGGAAAAGGTTGAATCCCAAACATGTGATTCAGGGAGAGCAGAAGAGACGAAACTGCCCACTGATCATTCCTCAAAGTCACGCAGCTTTAACAGTGGTTACATGAGTTCAATGATTCAGTGGTTACAAGTAAGTCAGCAGCAGATGATGGGATCCTTTATTGGTCAAACAAAACCAGAACTGCATGCAgaagcagagaaagtgacagcCAATAAGAGCTTTGTCTTCGGCTACTTTGCTGACAAACTGTCCGAGGTGTATAAAGATGCTGGTAGAAAGCTTCAGGGCACACGGGACATCATTCGAAACGTTCAAGCAGGTGACATGAAGGTTGTCCTCTCTCAGTACGTGAGCACGATATCCAAAGAGCTGCCGCTGATTCATCAAACACGGCTTCACCAAGAGCCAAATCCTTCAATTGCAGCCGGGCACAAAGGCACTTCGGTAGGTCTGTCGAAGGATTGTGCGCTGAGGCTTCCACAGAATCATGGAGCTCCGCCGATCCCGAACATCTCTGGTTGGCCTGAAGGATCCGTGTCCTCTTCGAGAGTTAACAGTCCAGAAGTGTTTCATCAGAGGCTGGTCAAGCTTCCAGCTGTTTTGTCTGAGCTACAGACATTTTCATCCCAGAAGATCCTGGAAAAGTTGGAATCTCTGGCTCCTCGGGAGAGTTTTGGCAAGGTTTTGAGTCTGTTTTGGCTCAGAGCAGCTAACTGTAAGAAACCCATCCCAAAACCCGCCTGTCTGCTTTTGTCAGAGACGGACTTAATCATTCTCTCAGCGAGGACTGATTCTACAAACATGTTGACTATTTGTCACCGCTTTAAACTCCAAGAAATCCGGGAGGTCCAGATAAGTCTGGCAGGGCAGCACCTCCGCCTAACAGGCTGCACCGAAGACACCATCCTAGCTATCTTCACGTACAGCAAAGAGCTTACTCAGGACTTCTGCAGGGCTCTACTGAATGCTCTCTTTCCTGAGAAGATCCCTGAAGAGACTGAATGTCACCCATTGCTCTCTGGCGACCTAATGGCAATCTCTCTGGATTGGACTTCAAGAGTTCCTGATGTCATCCTTGACAGCGGGCTTCACATCACTTCCAGATTTAAGCGCGTCCTCGCCGACTTGCTCTACATCATCCACGGGAACATGGATGGTCCCGGCAAACCTTCACTTGCTAATGTCTGTCCCCTGCTCTACACCAGCGTCAAAGTCAAGAACTCTACCTGTGTGCACCGGGACACCATCTCCCAGTTCCTCCTGACGGACACCCACGTAGCTCTTCTCCAAGAGGATGGCGTCTTTCATCCAGTGCCGCGAGGATCCAGTCTggtccccacccacccacagtTTCAAGGAGTCAAACTCCGCAAGCGTTCTGACATCAGGTGCCTGCTCGTGAAGAAGACCGACACCTGCGTGGTGGTAGACTTTGTTTTTATGAAGCCCAAACCACAAACTGTGAAGAGAGAGGTGCAGTTCAGACGTGGCTCGGCTGACCTTCCTTCTGATCGAGGTCCGTGTGAATCCTGGAAATTATGCTTTGGCTGCTCCTCAGAAGCTCAGACCCTGATTAATCACCTGTGCATCTGA
- the kif16ba gene encoding kinesin-like protein KIF16B isoform X1, which produces MASVRVAVRVRPMNRREKDLMAKCIIEMEGTKTSITNLKISDGVLGDSVREHTKTFTYDFSYDSMDCKSATFISQEKVFKDLGSDVLKAAFEGYNACVFAYGQTGSGKSYTMMGAPGDAGLIPRICEGLFSRISEATRWDEASFRTEVSYLEIYNERVRDLLRRKSTQTYNLRVREHPKGGPYVEDLSKHLVQNYGDVEELMEAGNINRTTASTGMNDVSSRSHAIFTINFTQAKFDAEMPSETLSKIHLVDLAGSERADATGATGVRLKEGGNINKSLVTLGNVISALADMSQGGVNTNLKKKSVFVPYRDSVLTWLLKDSLGGNSKTIMIATISPADVNYGETLSTLRYANRAKNIINKPTINEDANVRLIRELRAEIARLKALLVQGNQIALLDSPTALSMEEKLHQNEARVLELTKEWTNKWNETQNILKEETLALRKEGIGVVLDSELPHLIGIDDDLLSTGIILYHLKEGRTYVGREDASTEQDIILHGLDLESEHCMFENQNGTVTLVPLAGAQCSVNGVQVTEPSQLNQGAVILLGRTNMFRFNHPKEAAKLREKRKSGLLSTFSLSMTDLSKSCENLSTVMLYNPGLFTEKGPVFLRLEFERQQREELEKLEMKRRLIKEMEAKQQSEKAELERLQQEVESQRKESEEVQQRILRQEESLHRRSQDIESRLRDFLAEKERFEEERRSEINEVDLQRRRRRKEPQEREADRAEERDEQQRRHQEAAEQTEIYRELERLKREREEQRVRLETERRRLEEQEREQLNLVGRLEEQLREKHEAATALLTREDACRLEEEQRALAEIREALLRAKEAAERPDVEDAGEEARAAQSRYADFKVAQVKELGLLEEGLRQQRERLEKEVAAERGALLLLTHSLRERQQHLKDTQEKGAQDATAVCHEEQLLRQAEHRLQLKERQLANLADGLLPALAEEKQRASELLERSGNGNCDRPPGLDNTLFQVEKELEDKEEKLSLHWHSARQLQQLQETYEFTANVARQEEKVRRKEKEILESKEKQQREAMEQAVARLERRHSALRRSVSLEPDSEEQRSKSSVARTPRTGAELDQQRVQREIQKLRQRISEGDDTSRTHSISSDERAGQTHIQGLNTLLPLSDDRINAYIEEEVQRRLRKMNLLNGSSMDLSLSTESLREEEEEEVSDCSSVRLTDEEDEKLPNINPRKLKYQRARGSSFQHSLEFEAVCPNVHKNMSEEPECGLIQIQREEMQESTEEVFIEKVEVPKNNDLSKGEVGRAVCDLNCLNSEHKIEQEVHPEQHSNKSDGSDSACCVDDDRGKKQEVHDGRSYSNSEEKVESQTCDSGRAEETKLPTDHSSKSRSFNSGYMSSMIQWLQVSQQQMMGSFIGQTKPELHAEAEKVTANKSFVFGYFADKLSEVYKDAGRKLQGTRDIIRNVQAGDMKVVLSQYVSTISKELPLIHQTRLHQEPNPSIAAGHKGTSVGLSKDCALRLPQNHGAPPIPNISGWPEGSVSSSRVNSPEVFHQRLVKLPAVLSELQTFSSQKILEKLESLAPRESFGKVLSLFWLRAANCKKPIPKPACLLLSETDLIILSARTDSTNMLTICHRFKLQEIREVQISLAGQHLRLTGCTEDTILAIFTYSKELTQDFCRALLNALFPEKIPEETECHPLLSGDLMAISLDWTSRVPDVILDSGLHITSRFKRVLADLLYIIHGNMDGPGKPSLANVCPLLYTSVKVKNSTCVHRDTISQFLLTDTHVALLQEDGVFHPVPRGSSLVPTHPQFQGVKLRKRSDIRCLLVKKTDTCVVVDFVFMKPKPQTVKREVQFRRGSADLPSDRGPCESWKLCFGCSSEAQTLINHLCI; this is translated from the exons ATGGCGTCGGTCCGGGTGGCTGTGCGGGTCCGGCCCATGAACAGGCG GGAGAAGGATCTGATGGCAAAGTGCATCATCGAGATGGAAGGAACCAAAACCTCCATCACCAACCTGAAG atctccgACGGCGTTCTCGGCGACTCGGTGAGGGAGCACACCAAAACCTTCACGTACGACTTCTCCTACGACTCGATGGACTGTAAGAGCGCCACTTTCATCTCTCAGGAAAAG GTTTTCAAAGATTTGGGCTCCGACGTGCTGAAGGCGGCGTTCGAGGGCTACAACGCCTGCGTCTTTGCCTACGGTCAGACGGGCTCTGGGAAGTCCTACACCATGATGGGAGCGCCG GGCGACGCCGGCCTGATCCCGAGGATCTGTGAGGGTTTGTTCAGTCGGATCTCGGAGGCCACTCGATGGGACGAAGCTTCGTTTCGCACAGAAGTCAG CTACCTGGAGATCTACAACGAGAGGGTCAGAGACCTGCTGAGGAGGAAGTCCACTCAGACCTACAACCTGAGGGTCAGGGAGCATCCGAAAGGCGGGCCCTACGTGGAAG ATCTGTCCAAACACCTGGTGCAGAACTACGGTGACGTGGAGGAGCTGATGGAGGCCGGAAACATCAACCGCACCACCGCCAGCACCGGCATGAACGACGTCAGCAGCCGCTCGCACGCCATCTTCACCATCAACTTCACACAG GCCAAGTTCGATGCCGAGATGCCCAGCGAAACCCTCAGTAAGATCCACCTGGTCGATCTGGCCGGCAGCGAGCGAGCCGACGCCACCGGAGCCACTGGTGTCCGACTGAAGGAGGGCGGGAACATCAACAAGTCGCTGGTCACCCTGGGCAACGTCATCTCTGCTTTAG CCGACATGTCGCAGGGCGGCGTGAACACCAACCTGAAGAAGAAGTCGGTGTTCGTTCCCTACAGAGACTCGGTGCTGACGTGGCTGCTGAAGGACAGCCTGGGCGGAAACTCCAAGACCATCATGATCGCCA CCATTTCTCCCGCCGACGTAAATTACGGCGAGACGCTCAGCACTTTGCGCTACGCCAACCGAGCCAAGAACATCATCAACAAACCCACCATCAACGAGGACGCCAATGTCAGGCTGATCCGAGAACTGCGGGCTGAAATCGCCCGGCTCAAAGCTCTGCTGGTCCAGGGCAACCAG ATCGCTCTGTTGGACTCGCCCACCGCTCTGAGCATGGAGGAGAAGCTGCACCAGAATGAAGCCCGG GTCTTGGAGCTGACTAAAGAGTGGACCAACAAATGGAACGAGACTCAAAACATCCTCAAG GAGGAGACGCTCGCTCTGAGGAAAGAGGGCATCGGCGTGGTGCTGGACTCCGAGCTGCCTCATCTCATTGGCATCGACGACGACCTCCTCAGCACCGGCATCATCCTCTACCATTTAAAG GAGGGGCGGACCTACGTGGGCAGAGAGGACGCGTCCACAGAGCAGGACATCA TCCTGCACGGTCTGGACCTGGAGAGCGAGCACTGCATGTTTGAGAACCAGAACGGGACGGTGACTCTGGTGCCGCTCGCCGGAGCTCAGTGTTCGGTCAACGGAGTCCAGGTGACGGAGCCGTCGCAGCTGAACCAGG GCGCCGTCATTCTGCTCGGCAGGACCAACATGTTTCGCTTCAACCATCCAAAGGAGGCGGCCAAGCTGCGGGAGAAACGAAAG AGTGGCCTTCTCTCCACATTCAGCCTCTCCATGACCGATCTGTCCAAGTCCTGCGAGAACCTCTCCACTGTGATGCTCTACAACCCCGG TCTCTTCACTGAGAAGGGCCCCGTCTTCCTCAG GTTGGAGTTTGAGCGACAGCAGcgagaagagctggagaagcTGGAGATGAAGAG GAGGCTGATCAAAGAGATGGAGGCCAAGCAGCAGAGCGAGAAGGCGGAGCTGGAACGCCTCCAGCAGGAGGTGGAGAGTCAGCGCAAGGAGTCCGAGGAGGTGCAGCAGCGGATCCTCCGCCAGGAGGAGAGCCTCCACCGCCGCAGCCAGGACATCGAGAGCCGGCTGCGAGACTTCCTGGCTGAGAAGGAGCGCTTCGAGGAGGAGAGGCGCTCCGAGATCAATGAGGTGGATCTCCAGCGGAGGCGACGGCGGAAGGAGCCGCAGGAGCGCGAGGCAGACCGTGCGGAGGAGCGGGATGAGCAGCAGCGGAGGCACCAGGAGGCGGCAGAGCAGACGGAGATCTACCGCGAGCTGGAGCGGCTGAAGAGGGAGCGCGAGGAGCAGCGGGTGCGTCTGGAGACGGAGCGGCGGCGGCTGGAGGAGCAGGAGCGCGAGCAGCTGAATCTGGTGGGGCGGCTGGAGGAGCAGCTGAGGGAGAAACACGAAGCCGCCACTGCCCTGCTGACCCGGGAGGATGCCTGCCGCCTGGAGGAAGAGCAGCGGGCGCTGGCAGAGATCAGAGAAGCCCTCCTCCGCGCCAAAGAGGCCGCCGAGCGGCCGGACGTGGAGGACGCTGGCGAGGAGGCGCGGGCCGCCCAGAGCCGCTACGCTGACTTCAAGGTGGCTCAGGTGAAGGAGCTGGGCCTGCTGGAGGAGGGGCTGCGGCAGCAGAGGGAGCGCCTGGAGAAGGAGGTTGCCGCAGAGCGCGGCGCCCTGCTGCTCCTCACCCACAGCCTGAGAGAGCGCCAGCAGCACCTGAAGGACACGCAGGAGAAGGGAGCGCAGGACGCCACCGCTGTCTGCCACGAGGAGCAGCTGCTCCGACAGGCGGAGCACAGGCTGCAGCTAAAGGAGCGACAGCTCGCCAACCTCGCTGACGGCCTCCTCCCCGCCCTCGCCGAGGAGAAGCAGAGAGCCTCGGAGCTGCTGGAGCGGAGCGGCAACGGGAACTGCGACCGACCTCCGGGGCTCGACAACACGCTGTTCCAGGTGGAGAAGGAGCTGGAGGACAAAGAGGAGAAGCTGAGCCTCCATTGGCACAGCGCCCGGCAGCTCCAGCAGCTCCAGGAGACCTACGAGTTCACGGCTAATGTGGCGCGGCAGGAGGAGAAGGTGAGGAGGAAGGAGAAGGAGATCCTGGAGTCAAAGGAGAAGCAGCAGAGGGAGGCGATGGAGCAGGCCGTGGCCCGGCTGGAGAGGAGGCACTCCGCCCTGAGGCGAAGCGTCTCCCTCGAGCCCGACTCCGAGGAGCAGAGAAGCAAGAGCTCCGTCGCCAGGACCCCGAGGACGGGGGCGGAGCTGGACCAGCAGAG AGTGCAGCGTGAGATCCAGAAGCTGCGGCAGCGGATCAGCGAGGGCGACGACACCAGCCGGACGCACTCCATCAGCAGCGACGAGCGGGCGGGTCAGACCCACATCCAGGGTCTGAACACGCTGCTGCCGCTGTCCGACGACAG GATAAACGCCTACATCGAAGAGGAAGTCCAGCGGCGGCTACGGAAGATGAACCTCCTGAACGGCAGCAGCATGGATCTGTCTCTGTCCACAGAATCGCTGCGA gaggaggaggaggaggaggttagCGACTGTAGCTCTGTTAGATTGACAGATGAG gAGGATGAAAAGCTCCCAAACATTAATCCAAGGAAGCTCAAGTATCAG AGAGCCAGAGGGTCTAGCTTCCAGCATTCCCTGGAGTTTGAGGCAGTCTGTCCTAATGTCCACAAAAACATGTCAGAGGAACCAGAATGTGGTCTCATACAGATTCAAAGAGAAGAAATGCAAGAATCTACAGAGGAAGTCTTCATTGAAAAAGTGGAAGTTCCTAAAAACAATGACCTCAGCAAAGGAGAAGTGGGCCGAGCAGTTTGTGACCTCAACTGTTTGAACTCTGAACACAAAATTGAGCAAGAAGTGCACCCAGAACAGCACAGCAACAAATCTGATGGAAGTGATTCCGCCTGCTGTGTTGACGATGATCGTGGTAAAAAGCAGGAGGTTCACGATGGACGCTCTTATTCTAACTCGGAGGAAAAGGTTGAATCCCAAACATGTGATTCAGGGAGAGCAGAAGAGACGAAACTGCCCACTGATCATTCCTCAAAGTCACGCAGCTTTAACAGTGGTTACATGAGTTCAATGATTCAGTGGTTACAAGTAAGTCAGCAGCAGATGATGGGATCCTTTATTGGTCAAACAAAACCAGAACTGCATGCAgaagcagagaaagtgacagcCAATAAGAGCTTTGTCTTCGGCTACTTTGCTGACAAACTGTCCGAGGTGTATAAAGATGCTGGTAGAAAGCTTCAGGGCACACGGGACATCATTCGAAACGTTCAAGCAGGTGACATGAAGGTTGTCCTCTCTCAGTACGTGAGCACGATATCCAAAGAGCTGCCGCTGATTCATCAAACACGGCTTCACCAAGAGCCAAATCCTTCAATTGCAGCCGGGCACAAAGGCACTTCGGTAGGTCTGTCGAAGGATTGTGCGCTGAGGCTTCCACAGAATCATGGAGCTCCGCCGATCCCGAACATCTCTGGTTGGCCTGAAGGATCCGTGTCCTCTTCGAGAGTTAACAGTCCAGAAGTGTTTCATCAGAGGCTGGTCAAGCTTCCAGCTGTTTTGTCTGAGCTACAGACATTTTCATCCCAGAAGATCCTGGAAAAGTTGGAATCTCTGGCTCCTCGGGAGAGTTTTGGCAAGGTTTTGAGTCTGTTTTGGCTCAGAGCAGCTAACTGTAAGAAACCCATCCCAAAACCCGCCTGTCTGCTTTTGTCAGAGACGGACTTAATCATTCTCTCAGCGAGGACTGATTCTACAAACATGTTGACTATTTGTCACCGCTTTAAACTCCAAGAAATCCGGGAGGTCCAGATAAGTCTGGCAGGGCAGCACCTCCGCCTAACAGGCTGCACCGAAGACACCATCCTAGCTATCTTCACGTACAGCAAAGAGCTTACTCAGGACTTCTGCAGGGCTCTACTGAATGCTCTCTTTCCTGAGAAGATCCCTGAAGAGACTGAATGTCACCCATTGCTCTCTGGCGACCTAATGGCAATCTCTCTGGATTGGACTTCAAGAGTTCCTGATGTCATCCTTGACAGCGGGCTTCACATCACTTCCAGATTTAAGCGCGTCCTCGCCGACTTGCTCTACATCATCCACGGGAACATGGATGGTCCCGGCAAACCTTCACTTGCTAATGTCTGTCCCCTGCTCTACACCAGCGTCAAAGTCAAGAACTCTACCTGTGTGCACCGGGACACCATCTCCCAGTTCCTCCTGACGGACACCCACGTAGCTCTTCTCCAAGAGGATGGCGTCTTTCATCCAGTGCCGCGAGGATCCAGTCTggtccccacccacccacagtTTCAAGGAGTCAAACTCCGCAAGCGTTCTGACATCAGGTGCCTGCTCGTGAAGAAGACCGACACCTGCGTGGTGGTAGACTTTGTTTTTATGAAGCCCAAACCACAAACTGTGAAGAGAGAGGTGCAGTTCAGACGTGGCTCGGCTGACCTTCCTTCTGATCGAGGTCCGTGTGAATCCTGGAAATTATGCTTTGGCTGCTCCTCAGAAGCTCAGACCCTGATTAATCACCTGTGCATCTGA